In Phaseolus vulgaris cultivar G19833 chromosome 7, P. vulgaris v2.0, whole genome shotgun sequence, the genomic stretch TTGGCAAGTGATATTTATTTTGTCAGAACGTGAAGGATAGCACATATTAGAAGTAACGTTCAGAACTGACAACAAACTGCAAGTCATGTCTTTCTCTCCCTTACTATTTCTGAATATTGAGAGAAACCTAACATTCATGCACTAAACTGACCTGCTGTTTCTATTTCCTTTTCTCATTTCACGTTAATAGTATCACACATATTATTTGCTAATCTAGTACTTTTCCTTAATTATGCATGCGATGCAAAAACAGCATCACTAGTGACGTTTGTTGAAAGAGATCATAAATAAGTATGTATTCCGTGCAGGTTATTCCTTGAGTCCATTATCAGAACAGAACCcacaaaaacaattttgataACTTTTTTTCATCTCCACAATGAATCCTGTGATTGATTTTGGACAAAATTAATTGAACCTCTAGGAGtcaaattatgttttttaacaCCTCGAAAAGAAGTTTGGTTCTCAAAACACACTATTTTAGACGTTTTTCTCAAAGAAAAAAGGTCATTGCGAGTGAAATGGAATTTGCTAGTAAAGGGGCTCAAAAATAAATTCTTCTAATCTCATCTTTAAAATATGATGCCCAAAAacaaatcaattatttttttaaattaatccaaaattattttaacgGAACAATAACACAATCTTTCAAAATTTGGAATTTGTCCCTCTCCTTTAACACCAACCCAATTCCAATTCATCTCTTCCAAACCTCAGTAACTAAAAAAATGCATTTTGTCCCATCAAATGGTACTAGATAAAAAATCAGTAATCAGTAAACGCATTTGCTTTACAACATTTATTAACTTCTTTTCAGCTTTGACTGGCAGCTGAAAGCACCCAAGATGGTAAGGTTTATGCAGTCATGCAGGCGACAAGTAGAGAAGTGGTTCAAAtcagaaagagaaaaaaaaaaacattattatggAATAGAAGCTAGAATGAGTCGGTTGACAAGAATCATTGTTCATGCCAATAGAATATTGATTAGACATTTATCAAAATCAATGGCCTACATCGCCAGTTGTGACTTAAAATAGCATATAATATTACACTagattaaaagattaaaaaccaTACCACTTAAGTGTTGAAACTATGAGTGACATACCCAGCTACAAAAAATTCAGTACATGGCTACAAAAGTTTTAATGATATTGCAGCAGAACGAAGCTTTACACCATCGCTGTCCCACTTCGACTGTGGTGAAGTTGCTCCAGCAATAAAAGCCTACAGAACATAAGGACCAGGTATCTTACTTTTTCTGTAATTTATGTTGGCGAAAATATAAGGTGATCGATGTGTATCACCACAGAAAGAAATGAGAATTTCCTCTAGCAGAAGTTGATGACCAATTGGCAGTGATTTATGGACAGTGGCGAATCTACACTGAATTGAGGGTGCAAAGTTTCATCCTCTTAATgttctaaatttataataaaatatggtaattttttattttttacactttttaaatttatttattgatcTTATTGTCAAGTGATAAACATATTATATATTGATGTTAAAATATGCAGATTAATATATTTcatgatattaataattattatttattaaaaaaactatccCACTGGTCCAGAGTCACTAGGCTAATTGTATCAGTAAATGGATGAAGCAACAAACCGTTCCACTGCTGACACCTGTCATCATTGCTACGTGCTGATCATCTTTACCAAATTCATAGAAATAGTAAGTCCTGGAAATGTAAAAGCCAATATTGCATTGGAATTTGATGCAATAGAAACACTCAATATTATAGAGACACAGTAACAGGGTTGGTTCCAGTTGAAATAACAATggcttaaaaaattaattcacaCTCAGAATTTTCCACACTAGCATTTTTAGTATTCAATCAAACATTGGGGGAAGGGGTATGAATGCTGTTTACTTTTAGCTATTCTGTTCTTAAGACAACCtctgttttctatttagtaagaattttttttaaaaaaactattttttgtatttgtcCCAAAAAGGAGAAAAGTTTTGGTCTATATAGTTTGAGTCAGTTGAAATGAACTTACGTAAAACTCTcgtcttcttttatttttattgatctTGCAGAGTAAAGTTTGGACCCTCCTGCATGCAGAATATGGGAAGAATGAAATACTAAAACCAAGAACTATGAGTAAACAGAAGGAGCAACGAAGCATGTCATATAATTTGAATAACTAAATGTTGGATACAACAATCTACAAATTGTACCTGGAACAAATATTTTTGCTGCTTCCTTCAGGGAACCTAAATCAGATATATTCTGAGCCTACTCTAATCAGAGAATAATACGTAAGTTCCTTGAGAAGTTCTCATAAAGAATAGCAAACAGTGATATAATCTCAGTTACAGTGGCTTGTCACAACATAGGcacaaaaacttgatgactgaTATGCAGTACAGTTCTCCTCGGACAAACACATTAAGAGGTGAATTTTGTCTTACTGAAATAATTTAGAGGATAAGTGTTCATGTGTATAATAAAATGTCATTGACAGCCTGATTACCTGTAAGAAGGTGATTTTAAGTTGATTGGTTGGACGAGTAACAACACTTAGAATCTCAGATCTGTTTCAATCGCAGAGAACATGCTCATGTTACACAAGTGCATTGCAAGAAAATGTGGAATTGTGAGGGATTCAATATAAAATTACCCATCGGAAGATGAAAACCGTGCTGAAAATGTTTTTGCTTTTGCCTTGTCCCCATAAAGAGACTCTCCAGCATTGAAATCCTACAAGTAAATGAATATTATCTCACTCAACTAAATTTCACAAATGTTTCAAAACCTTCAATGATATTGTTGTTAACATGCAAGTTCTGAAAATGAATACTATTGAGGAGCATTATGCTGATCAATCAGCTATATATAGCTGTACAATTTCAATTCAACTAATATTACATCAAACTCCAACTAACTGAAAACTGGATTCAGCTGAGTTAAACAAACCTCTCATTACTAAAAGTTGTAGACACCTTCAACTTTCTATTTACACATTGCACAATCATTTTTCAATTGTAAATTTCTATATTACAATATACTAAGTTGAACAAGGAAAAAAATTGACTAAATAAAGAATTAATTTGATTTTCAGTAATTCaggaaattataattaaaaattgagaGAGAAAAGTAGTTAAGAGTGAACCTCAGGTTCCATGATATCCTTAAACTCTGGCGGGACTCTAATGGAAAACCCATCACCGTAGAACTGAAACCAAGATGCCGTGTTTTCAATGCCAGAAAGAAGCGATTTTGACGGCAACGCTTGAGGTGACGATTGCGCAACTGAGACAAGAGGAGTTAGGCCAATGCCGATGCTGACAAGAGAAGTTTGAAGGATAAGGTTCCGTTTGGAAGTGAGGTTCTTGGCCTCACAAATTATGGGTTTTGAGGTGAAAGAGAAGAAGGGTTTGGTGTTGTTGGTGATGCAGAGATTTGATAAAAGAATGGCCATGAAAGAAAGTGCATGGAGACAGTTATCATTAGTTTCAgccaaaataaattgattttgaaatttacCCAATTCAGGGGCACATGAATCATTGTAAAAAgtagcttttttttttcaagaacaTTATCCTCACAGAGGAACAATCATGATCAGACAAAAATTACCGCTTAAGCTTAAACACTGTTTCAAGAATACATTATAGGTAACAAATTCTGAAAATTCAGAACTCAAAATAACTAGTTAATCAGAGAAAACCCACCTTAATTTATTTAGTGTAGTAAACTTTATTTATGAATCAgggaaaataatatataaagattTGAAATAggcttatttatttatttaatgatgcAAGCTCACTTGgggaaaatgaaaagaaaaatgaacaTTTGTAGTTCTGTGGACCAAAAGATCCACATGGCTAATAGACGTTATCCACTTTCAAACACTGCCAACCAATGGAGACCACCCGAAATCTGAACCAAATCAGAGAACAAGGAATGATGTGGAAGAGAAGGAGCCTTCTGCAATTGAATCCTTGCTGATCCTCATCATGGGAACCATTTTTCCTCCTCACTCCCTCTCTCCAGTCCTCAACATCAAACCTTCACCCTCAAGAATCCTCTTGGCTCCATTTCCCCAACCCAAGTCAAGTTCTCTCTTTTGCTCCAAACCCATTGTTTCCAGCCTCAGAAAGAACCAAACTTCATCTCCCAAACCATCATGCACAACCTGGTTGTCTCATGCTCAACAGGGCCTAGCAGCTTTGGCTATCTCCTTGGCCCTCAACTTTAGCCCAGTTTTGCTCAGTGGCAATGCACTGGCATCTGAGTTTGATGTGCTTAGCGAGGGTCCACCCCAAGATTCTTATGTGGTTGATGATGCAGGAGTGCTTAGTAGGGTGACCAAGTCTGATTTGAAGCGGTTATTGTCTGATTTAGAATCAAGGAAGAACTTTCACATCAATTTTATTACTGTTAGAAAACTCACGGTTAGTTACACAATATGTGGTTAAATAACCAAACTGTCTTTCTTATTTCCGCATGACGTTCTGTGAAGAAGCATTTGGCTTCTTGTGCAACTAAATGGAGAATGAAAGGACTAAAGAAAATGCTAAATGAAATGTTTTGATTGTATGAATGTGGCCAATTGCAGAGCAAAGCCGACGCATTTGAGTATGCTGACCAAGTCCTGGAGAGATGGTATCCTTCTGTAGAAGAAGGCAACAACAAGGGTATTGTGGTTCTTGTCACCAGTCAGAAAGAAGGAGCAGTAACTGGTGGTCCAGCTTTTGTCCAAGCTGTGGGAGAAACTATCCTTGATGCCGCTGTCTCAGAGAACCTTCCAGGTATTTGCAAGTTTGTAATACTATTTATAAGAGTTTAATTGTCATACACAGATTTTTATAGTATCAAACAATTAGAAATCATCCTGTATATGACATTCAaagatattattataaaaactaaCAATATTTATAAGTTTAAACACAATTTAATTCTTATATGTGTCGCAAATTCTTAATTTGATTCCTTTAAGCACTCTTAGTTTGGTTCTTGTAAACATAACACATTCTTAATTTGGTCTCATGTATGTAATTAAAAAAGTGTTAAGAGTGTAGAAAAGTCACTGGACAAGGAATCACATGGAAATGATGAATTGGTTAGAAAGGAACCGAGGAAAACCATTATGCGGAATACATGTGACAGAGGGTGAGGAAAGCCAGGCTAACAAAAAATAAGGAGGGCCAATCATGAGGTTACTACGTAAGGATTTGAGAGAAGGGATCAAAGGGGAGAATATTTTGGGAATCTATTTCTATCTCAAGGGAAATTTCtcttcttctctgttttctGCTTCCCTGATTACAGTGCTAGCCTTCTTTCTGTAAGTATGAAGAACCGGTAGTGGGTCAAGCTGTTTCAAGAAGTGGTATGTATGGCAATGGATCAGTCCAAAGTGCAGGCAATATTGAACTGGTAGATTCCATCTACATTGAAGAAACTAAGGGGTGTTTTGGGCTTAACtggatattataaaaaatttattagaagTTATGCATCCATAGCTACACCTCTCactaatttgttaaaaaaaggATGTTTTGAGTGGAATTCTCATGCTACAACAACGTTTTAGCAATTAAAGGAGGCCATCACAAGAGCGGAAGTTCTAGTAGAAATAGATTTTTCAAAACCTTTCATCTTTGAGACAGATGCTTTAGGTACTAGTATTGGTGCCATCCTATACTAGGACCCTCACCCTATTGCATTCTTTTCTAAGAAATTATTTCTTAGGATGCAAAAACAGTCAACGTATACAAGGGAGTCCTATGTTATCACAAAAGCAATTTCCGAACTCAAGCATTACCTATTGGGCCACAAATTCGTTGTTAGAACTAATCAAGAAAGCTTAAAATGCCTCATGgatcaaactatcaaaataccAAAACAACAAGCTTGACTTCATAAGTTTCTTGGCTATGAATTCTCTATTGAATATAAACCTGGTAAAGATAATGTATGGTTGATGCACTTTCTAGATCATTTTTCATGGCTATTTCTCAACCTACATGCTCTACATCAGTTGCTTTAATGGAAACAAAGATTGGTCATTCCTCCTAAGCATCCCTTGATTCAACAAATTCTCCAAGAATTCCACAACTCTCCCGTAGGAAGACATGCCAGAATTGCACATACTATGGCTATAATTTTTGCCCATTTCTTTTGGCAAGGCCTATACTATGACATTAAGAACCATGTGCAACAATGTCTCATGTGCCAACAAACTAAAACGAATAAAATGCTACCTATTGGTCTACTATTACATCTTCCCAAATTAAGGAAGACTCAGCCATGGACTTTGTAAAGTTAGTTTACCTCCCTCTCGTGGCATTATAGTTATTTTGGTGGTTATAGACCAATTATCTAAATATGCTCATTTCGACACACGCAAAACCAATTAAACTAGCAACCAAGTTACTAAAGTATTAATGAACGCACATTGTGAAATTGCATCacctttgaaaaaaaattgtatctgATTGAGACAGGGTATTCACTAGCAACTTTTGGCAACAATTGTTCAAACTGAGTAGCACTTACCCTTGCCCTGAGCCCATCATATCACCCTCAAAGTGATGGACAATCAAAGGCCTCAATAGGTGTCTAGAGATGTACTTAAGATGCTTCATAGTGAATCATCCAAGGGAATGGTTCCTTGCGCAGAATTTTGGTACAATAGTTCCTTCCGATCTAGTATTGACATAGGTCCCTTTCGAGTTGTTTATAGCAGAGATCCCCCAACCGCTACCAAGTACCAATTGGATTAATATGATCCACCCTCCCTACAAGAGTTGTTGCAACAATGGATTTAGCCTTTACTCAGCTAAAAGCTCATTTGCTTAAGGCTTAACACCAAATGAagaaattttattgataaaaatagtATTCCATTGGAGTTTGAGGAAAAGGTGGATTAGTGTTGGGCAAATTACAGTTATACAGACGACATTCAATGGTCCTTGGAAGGCATCAGAAACTAGGACTCAGATATTTTGGTCATTTTCCAATAATCCAGAAAATTGGTACAGTAGCATATGAGTTAATCTTGCCTGCTTCAGCTAAAATTCATCTAGTCTTCCATGTGTCCTTATTGAAGAGATGCAAAGGTGATCATCAGGAGCCATATCTACTTCCTTTACTCAACAATGAGTTCGGCCCTATTGTTCAACCAAGTAGAATTCTAGATTCTCAAACTATCATAAGAGGTGATCAGCATATTGTCCAAGTTTTGCTACAATGGGATGGTTTTCGATGCAAATCAAGATACTTGGGAGGACACTACGAGGGTAGAATAGTCATTGGACAAAGAGTCGCATGGAAATGATGACTTGATTAGTAAGGAACTTGGGAAAAGCATTATGCAGAATACACATGTAGAAAAGGGTGAGGAAAGCAAGGTTAACAGATAGAGTGAACGTACGAGGAGGCTCAATCAAACGTTGAAGGAATTTGTGTGGTGAATGATGTCACTCTATAAGGATTAGAGAGATGGGATGAAAGGGGAGAATATTTTCAGGATCTGTTCTCTCTCTGGCCCTTAGAGGAAATCTctaatcttcttcttcttcttcttctctgtaTTCTGCTTCACTGATAATAGTGCTTGCCTTCATTCCCAAATGTAAGAAAACCATATACTACTATATCCATAATACAATACAGAGATATTTCATTATTACACTTGTTTTCCATTGCCTTTTACGGTGAGCTTCTTAAAGAATGTGTGTATAGGAACCAAATTAAGAATACATTACATGTATAAAGAACACATAAATTAATAATGCGTAAGGGGTTAGCATGTTGAGTGTGAAGCCATAATCAATTGGGTTGGATTGACTAGACACCATGCTTTAGTGAGtgtcttaattattgtgtcccctctataatctctatttaagaAATCTTTGTTcttgtaataaaattgtaacaaaCAGAGTGAAAACATAATTAGTTGTCCATGGACGTAGGTTGCATATTGGCGACCGAACCATGTTAAAtcctgtgttgtttattttctacaGTTGAGTCatgattatgtgtgttgcttccACGTGTGGTTTTTCCCATCATAGCAGTGGCATGAACCATATCGGTTATGTTTACATGTGTAAAGACCAATTTAATAGCTTTTTTTCTAGGGATGTGATTGAGAATTCATGCAATATATAACTACTAAAGAAGTATATGTTGAACCATTTACAATGGGAATGCATTCTAAGTAAACTCTATTTGTAAAACTAACTTTACTCGTTAAGGAACAACtataatcattttaattttcttgaGGTGTACAAAACTACCTATTTGTGGTTTATATATGCAGTTTTGGCTACGGATGAGAAGTACAATGAAGCTATTTTTACCACTGCTAAACGTCTAGTTGCTGCCATTGATGGCCTTCCAGATCCTGGTGGGCCTACATTCAAAGACAACAAACGTGAGTCTAACTTCAAGACCAAGGAAGAGACAGAAGAGAAGCGTGGACAATTCACTCTGGTTGTTGGCGGTTTGTTGGTCATTGCATTCGTTGTTCCTATGGCACAATATTATGCTTATGtatccaaaaaataaaataatataagtagATCTGTCTTTCAAATTCTTACTCTTTAAATTCAGATGTATAATGTGCAGTTGTAACCATGCTCATCTTACAATTGAGTTTGGGAAGGCTGAAGAATAAGATGAGAGTTTTTTCTTGTAAATGCAATTCCAGAATATATGCATATGACTGTTATTAGAAGGAGTTCTAGTTCTCCGCCTCTCTTCCAATACTACTCTTGTCAAAGtgccttttctttttcaatgaAACTAAAGGAGGACAAGGGTTCCTAGCTTTTGTACATTGCATTCTTGCATATTCTTTAATCCCCTCCTAAAGAATTTGATCCTCTCATACTTCTAAAAGCCACATTTTAACATGTGcacaagttaattttaattataggAAAAGTTTTTGCCTCTCCATATTATTTTCGTCTTCTATGTTATACCATTTttattggagatctcacataaaaaaacattagaGAGTAAgacatttaataatttataaagtggaatttgcatccacttatatactattaaaTGTCCTACTCTCTAGTCGATGTATAATCTCCAACACAAGCCCCTGCCAACTcatgcgtgagactatataatAATGGgtagtccacttcttaataactTTCATAACTTCAGTTAATCAATTTTTAGTTTTACTTGTATGATACGTCCAAGTAAGCTCCATAGAAACTTTTCACTGACCATATcacaaagtcagtttatttgATCTTGAATCGTATTAGTTTGTAAGATCATGACTTTCAGTCAAGGTTACAATCAGCTGTTCGTTTCACTACAACAGTACCAAGagaataaaattgttaaaacaataaatagatAAAGGGTTTAGAACTTGAGCTAGAGAAGGAAGGGCGTTTTGTCTCCCAAAAGAGTATTGGAGTAGTTTCCAGTGAGAATTTGTGATGCCACATGTTGATTTGCTGCCTCAGTGTAGTGAGTTCCGTCCCAGTTTACATACACACTGCTGTCTTTGCAACTTTTTGCTGTTATTTCCGTCCCATTCAATATCTTTGTTAGCCCACAAGAAACTCTGCTGTCAAAGTTCAATGGTGGACCTCCATATCCACAACATGCCATACGGGATTGTTTAAACCCTGCAGATATATATTCACAGAAATTTAGTTGTTTGGTCCAACAACTAATgtgttagaaaataaataatgcCATATTGGCCTATCCTGATCCCTAAATTCATCAGACTTAGACACAATTCTAGAATTTTAACGATTTTGAATGTAATAGATAACTGGAATATTTTGCTGCAATCACAATTGTAATGCACTGAATTCCCATAAAGTGTTATGCAGTGTATATGTGAGTTGCTCTTTTATACTCATGATGTGACGAATTCAAGATTTACATAAGCTAGCATCTATAACTATTGGAAATAAATAATCATTACCCCAGAAAAAGGTGAAATCAATAGTAATTGGAATTGAGATGAGGCAACAAATAAACTTCTTAACTTACACTCACCATATCTAGAATAGTTTGCAATGAGGTTTAACTTTATGGTAAAGATGTCAACATGTGTTACATTTGCATCTGGATACTGTCCTTTCAATTTACTACAAAAGGCTTGAAGCTGTACATTAAAGGCTTTGGCAGCTTGGTTGGGTGAACTAACACATCCTAGTTCATCAAGTGTTGAAGGATTAGTGCCAAATTTGGCAAC encodes the following:
- the LOC137829855 gene encoding uncharacterized protein; amino-acid sequence: MAILLSNLCITNNTKPFFSFTSKPIICEAKNLTSKRNLILQTSLVSIGIGLTPLVSVAQSSPQALPSKSLLSGIENTASWFQFYGDGFSIRVPPEFKDIMEPEDFNAGESLYGDKAKAKTFSARFSSSDGSEILSVVTRPTNQLKITFLQAQNISDLGSLKEAAKIFVPGGSKLYSARSIKIKEDESFTTYYFYEFGKDDQHVAMMTGVSSGTAFIAGATSPQSKWDSDGVKLRSAAISLKLL
- the LOC137829853 gene encoding UPF0603 protein At1g54780, chloroplastic yields the protein MGTIFPPHSLSPVLNIKPSPSRILLAPFPQPKSSSLFCSKPIVSSLRKNQTSSPKPSCTTWLSHAQQGLAALAISLALNFSPVLLSGNALASEFDVLSEGPPQDSYVVDDAGVLSRVTKSDLKRLLSDLESRKNFHINFITVRKLTSKADAFEYADQVLERWYPSVEEGNNKGIVVLVTSQKEGAVTGGPAFVQAVGETILDAAVSENLPVLATDEKYNEAIFTTAKRLVAAIDGLPDPGGPTFKDNKRESNFKTKEETEEKRGQFTLVVGGLLVIAFVVPMAQYYAYVSKK